In Setaria viridis chromosome 5, Setaria_viridis_v4.0, whole genome shotgun sequence, the genomic stretch AACCTAGCTCCAGATAAACGGAAACAAACAGAACCATTTTATGTGGACCTTACTGAGAAATTGATGTCTTAAGGACCTAATCTCTTATTCCAAATTTGTGTGGAACTTAAATATTCTGAGATAAAGGAAATATCCACTCCTATTTGATATTTGATTTCCTACACAAGTCAAAAACCTCGTGGGGATATTTTATTGTTAAAAACTGCATATCGTTCCTGCGAAATTCTCACGAGTTTTGCTTACTctttttgttttgctttttttataatagttttgcttcttttttcaCTTCAGGTCATCCAAACCAAAACGATTCTTAGCCTCAGGCCCAACCTATCAACACGCTTCTATTTCAAAGAGCCCACCTGCCCTTCCAGTAGTATAAGAGGCCCATAATCGTACGGAAACCCCAAAGACTCCGCAATCGGGCCTGCTTTGCGATACGTGTAAAGCCCTGCTCACGATCGAACCGCGGGAAGGCACCGAGGTCAACAAGGTCATTTACCACACGCCCTGCCTCCCTTACATAACCTCCCTCTCCTGGCCATTTGcggaaaccctagccgccggaCCACTCGTCGCCCTCCTCTCCTTCGCGAGCGCTCGCTTCGGTAACTCTCCGCCGCCTTGCTCGATCTTTTCGTATACATAGTGTTCGTCTTCTCCGCAGATCCAACCCTCCCCTCCCGCTGATTCGCCGTCTGTCTGTTTGTTTGTGCTGGTGGAAGGAAGCAAGGGATTCGAGATGGCCAAGTCGAAGAACCACACGGCGCACAACCAGTCGTACAAGGCGCACAAGAACGGCATCAAGAAGGCCAAGCGCCACCGCCAGACCTCCACCAAGGGGGTAAGATAatctgctcctgctgctcctcttcCATTTTTCCGGGTCGCTCGATCGTGCAGCTGTGcgccccggcgcgccgcccgccccccccGCCCCTCttcccacacacacacaccgttACGCCTCTGGTTCGTGGATGCCAATTTTTTTAGGCACTGGCCATTCCGTTGGAGAGCAGAGGTTTTGGGCTTGCGGCGCACATGGTTGGGCATGTTGACTATTAGGTCATTTCCTGAATGATAGACTATTTGTCAAATCAATTACTCGATGTGGTATTCAAAGATCCAAATTTATGTTTTTGGAAGCCTAGTGTAATCTATTAGCCTTAGAATTTGGCACTCTGAATTTGGGTCAATAGTTTATTAGCGCTACTCTTAGGAAAGTGTCTGCTTTGTTCCAGTAACCATGAGTTGCTATCAGTTTGCTAGGACTTGTTTCTACTTGTGATGTGAAAGCATATTTAGTACCTTTTTACAACTATGGTTTGTACAAAATCCTTAGCTACCGTTGTTCCTGTCTCTACCTTTAAATATTCTCATAATATTTGTGTTTGTGATAGTCCAATTGCTCGATTGGTATTTTTATTAGACTCTGCCTATTGTAAAATTTGTACTGATAAGTTTGAGGTTGCTGCAACGATGAGACCTTACCTTTTTGAGAGCAGACCACTGCTTGATGAACCTGGGGAATAATCTTCATTATTTCCTCCTGAACGGTTACCTGAGCACCTACACAGCCTTGATTCATGTTGCACTTCTGTTATTTAGTAAGAGATGCACGACTTTGAAGCACAACAGCTCTTGTTTTTGCCAATTCTCCTATTTGTTAGCGCTTCGCTGACCTTATGGCTTGTTATTTTGACACATTTTTAGCACTTCCACTGACCATTCCCTTCCGCCATCTTTGCAGATGGACCCAAAGTTCCTGAGGAACCTGAGGTACTCAAGGAAGAACAACAAGAAGAGCGGTGAGGCTGAAGCCGAGGAGTAAGATGGAAGTTTATGCTCATGGAGAAGCATGGATGTGTTTCCCCTTCCTAGCTCAGTTTTACCTTTAGGATCTGGAGTTTCGCTTAAGATGGAATTTAAATGGTCTTATGTATGATGGCAAGGACCCTCTTTTGCTGCAGAAGTGTTACTGCCGTAATATTACGATATTATGTGTTAAGTTCATGCTACTCTTTGacttgttgttttaccttctctCTAACTGGTTATCTGCTTGGAGGTCAACATTGGATTTAAAGCGTGCTGTCAGCCATTGACTCTAGGCTCGTGCCGTTTGCCATTGTGATTGACGCGACTATGTCAGCCAGTGCAGAACACGTTGGTGCAATGCGAccaaggggctgtttggatacccgtGGTTATTGTTGCATCGAATGTTTGGAGggtaattagaaggactaaacatgagctaattataaaactaattgtagaagtAGATACCAGTGGTTATTGTTGCATCGAATGTTCGGAGggtaattagaaggactaaacatgagctaattataaaattaattgtaaaACTTCTagcctaattcgcgagatgaatctattaaacttaattaattcatcaagcaaatggttactgtagcactacattgtcaaatcatggactaattaggcgtaatagatttatctcacgAAATAGCCTTCATATGTGTATTTTATatttagactatatttaatacttctaattaatatctaaatattatgtgaaagggctaaagtttagactCCCTTaaaccaaacatcccctaaattTTTGGACCAGAGTATGCAGGACAATAGTTGAAGACATGTCTGAATCTTTTGTTCCAGTAGAAAACTCTAGTGATTGATTCATGTACGTGCTCGTGGATCTGACATCTGAGCTCGCCTCGCCTCACAGGCTCGCAGTTCGCAAGCGCTGTGCTCCGACGACCGGCTTCCATCGTTGCCGCCGGCGTCAAGCCCGCGGCCTTTTCGAATTGTAATTTGGAAGGAAGTaagtacatatatgcatatatgaTGCTACAGACAGGCTCGAAAGCTGTAGTACTCCTTGCCTCAGGATAAGCACGGGCGTTTGCAACATACGGCTCTTCGCGCAGTGGTTCCGTGGGACTCAAGTTGAACTACGGTTAACTGAACAAGCTGTACAGATTACAGAGGTGTGTAGCTCAACACGCAGAACAGAATGTGATAttccgtttcaaaaaaaaaaacatagaggtgtgtaagttttttttttccgccgGGTGTTTTACTGCTATACATGACTGAGAAGAAGCTCTTTGGCAACATAATTATTCATCACAATATAAGAAGCAGTTCCTTTTTTCAAGTCAGGTATCCCCATACATACAAGTTTCATACATCATTCAGACAAAGAAGTAAAGACAGGAGGGAACTAAGAACATGCCTGTAAACTTGCAAGCAGACCAACCAGGTCTCTAGATCAACACACAAGCAATGATGTTAGAGAACCCACATAACTCCAAAACCATTACAAACGTAGACAGCAACATCGTTGCTGCTAACCGTCATTAACACCATCAGCAGCCAAAAGGAAGAGAGCGCCTATGATCATGCAATAACAAGCATCAAGCATTTTGATGTACTACACCTCCGGCTAAAATCTAAATATATACAGGCTGGTCCTGGAATGGGTGCAGTCAGACTATTACTCTCTTGGCAAATGATATTGCCATCAATATTTGTATCAGCCACATGAAACGTAATGCCAGTATGGTTTGATCTAAAAAAATGACTTTATCAGGTTTCTGAATCTAGTTTATCAGATCAGAGGTTGGTTGGTGGTCAACCTTTTTTTGTCTCGGAGTATCCAACTTAGTACTGAGTTTCAACTACAGAAAGTACTATCGAAGTGTCTCACAAGATAGGTATAAAAGATGCATCAAGTAGCTTGTTCATTCAGAGAAGGATGAGTTAAATCAGAACAAATAGAGACCGATATGGCGGTATATCGAAGCAGATCTAAGCATTGCGGGAACAGTGACCTCCAATCATTTCAGAACTTGCGCACTAAAATGGTAGGCTGAAACACAAAGAAGCAGAAGCTGAAACACAAAAACCCAGTTGGCTTATCAGGAAACCAGAGCACATAACTGATTGGATGCAAAGATAATTGCATGTTCAGCTATCTCTGAGAAAACAAAAGGCACACTGAGTAAGAACTATATGCCTAGTAATATTAGTCACTTCGAGCATACCACCAATAAACTGCAGGCTCACATTAAGTCTTAACTAATCTCTAATGACTGAAAGGAATTGACTGTCAACTTCGAGCACATGACCTTGTAGCAGGCAATTCTATTTGAGCGACATATGAATTAGCATTGTTTAGAAACAATAACCCAGCTTCTATGGTTAACAAAATTGCTAGTCGAATACCGCTGCTTACACTCTAGAACCTTAAAACTAATGCATGGAAAATGAGCTCCGAAGTAACGTGAATCACTGGTTTCTTTGGTTTCTACTCCATAGTTAGTAACCCTGACTTTTGACTATCACATCGATTAATATATAAGCACAAGAAATAATACTCAAATAAGATTGGAATGGCAAACAGTGCAGCCGCAGGCCAAAGCTGATCCAACCTGCCCAAAGACCATgtttaaaaaaattgtactgCCTTAGCTACCATTTTGTTTTTAACATTTTTGCCAATGTGAGACTGTTCGGGCTACCATTGCTAATGGAAAATTACATGGTGTAATAGCTCCAACTACCCCACAGACTGCAGtacaaagaaaaaagagaggaaaattgAGGTACATGACGTGTAAATCTCCACACACACGATAATAAATACtcaaaagaaagataaaaaaaagaacagcacTTTGTTTAGAAATCAGCACACAAGATCAAAAAATGAACTGCTAAATTGGAGTCAAAGTCCATTACACAATGTCAATATGTTGCTCAAACAAATGGAAGCAGCAATTGTATTTGTATTAAATTAACTCCTTCCAAGTTTGCAAGTTTGACCTGCGAAACTAAGAAGTACAAATCCTAAAGCCATGCATTAGTCAGCAATATCTGTAGTACCCACTAAGTGAAAACGTATTTTACCACTGCTGCAGGAACATTTTGAGTCCCCTTGCAAAGAAAAAGTCATACATATACATACTTCATAAAAGGGAGGCATCTTCTAGCATATGACATCACCAACTCCAGACCTGGTATTTGGCTAGGTTGCAAAGAAACCGGTATATGCATACTAACTTGAATCCCCCCCGCACGCGGGCTGGTTATAACAATATCACTTAATCAAAACAATGTATCACCTAAGTCAAGCTAGTAAAATACACAAgtaatgatgagatcaaggggagCAGAAACCACTGAATTATTATTGGCAAACACCTGATTGACATTCCCATATGATTCCAAGTGAAACAATCCCTAGAAGGAAAACCTGAAAAACTGAGGAAGGCGACCAAACCAGGGATGCAGGGGGCGCTTATGAGCCTATCCTGCTGACGGGGTAGACAAAATCCATAATGCATCATCATCCTCACGAGCATGGCGGTCCGGCGCCATGGCACCCACGCCGCAGCGATGAAAGACCTTAGTACTGGAGGGCCTTGCCTAGCCACACAGAGAAGGCATCTACTCCTTGTACTTCATGCTCTCGAGCGTGAACCCAGGCATGTCGAAGGAGTCAGCAAACTTCTCCACCTCAGCCTTGAGGTTCTCGATGTCCTTGTTGTTCACTAGGCCCTTGTTGAAGTCCTTGAGGAGCTTGCCGTACTCCTTCTGGATGCTCAGGCAGATGGTCACCGCCCGGTGGAGGAACTCGCCGATCTGCTCAAAGTCTTTCTCCACCAGACCCCTCGAGGTCATTGCGGGGGCACCTGAAAACCATACCAACAATACATGAGAAATATTGTTTAAGCATTCCAGTAAAGTTGTAGACTTGTAGCATCAGGTACGTATGAACAAATGTTCTACGCTAAAGAATGGGTGCAGTATTTAATTGTATGACATTGGTTTCCAGCTGAGTTCTTAGCTGTGTTAAGTGTTAACATGCACTGTCAGGGTAAAGCATTAGCTGAAGGATGATACTGGACTTGGTCCAAGCACAGGTCTTGGAATACATATGTAGGCCATGGAGTTCATGATACCAACAAAGCAAGGTTTGAATCTTGACAACCAACTCATTTACATTTGCAAGAGCTACACCGCTTTTGTATAGGAAAGTGTGAAGAAGAGTCAAGTGAAATACTGAAATAGAACCAAAACTATTATTCTACCTGCAATTAGTTAAAGAGATTGAATGATTAATTGGCAGAGTATAGTCACCCTTCAATGGAACAAGGATCAAAAAAGGGCACAAGTACCGAATATTCCATATGGAATTTGGACAATGGTTACCAGTGTACAGTGTACTACAATGGTCCAATACAATACACTTGCAATGCAGAATTTAAATATGTTACTTGGACAAACAGGTTGTGTGAATCCCGCATCTGATGCATCACGGACAAATGTCCAAAAATATTGAAAGCTTACCACTTTGAGAAACCATTTTGGGGTGTTTTGGCTTAGGAACAAATTTGCTATGGGGAGGCGAATTCAAATTTTGGCATGCAAGAATCAGGGCCATCAATTTGGTGGCCAAGATTTTGGCCTATTGGACACCAAAATGAACTAGCTGGCCACAGTGTTGCAAAGCCAAATTTTGGCACCCAACCAAATGGTGgccaaatttggtcaaagtagCCAAATTTTGGCTTGCCACCCATGGGCACTAGGGTCAAAGTAAACACACCTAAAATATTTATAGACATATCACCTCTTTGCTAAGAAGAGAGGCTACCAAATAACAACCACCCCAATTTTCCAAACTGCCATATGTAATCGTTTATGGAGGGTTGTACCATAGCAGAATTAATGAAAAATCTGATATTACTAACCAATGCGGACACCACCCGGAGCCAATGCACTGCTGTCACCGAAGACAGCATTCTTGTTCAATGTGATGTGGCAAAGGTCACAGAGCTTTTCAACCTTGTTTCCTGCAGACATAAGCCAACATTAGAACAAGTTATAATATGTACCAAATAAAATGAAGCCCGTTGGATTGCTAATTTGTATACCAGTCAAGCCAAGAGGGCGGAGATCCCAGAGGACAAGGTGGTTCTCAGTTCCATCAGTCACCATCTTGTAGCCCTTGCTCATGAGATAGTTTCCAATGGCAACAGCATTCGCCTTCACTTGCTTTGCATAGGCCTTGAAGCCAGGTGTCATAGTTTGCTGCAGAGCAACGGCAAGTGCCGCAATCTGGTGATTGTGAGGGCCACCTTGCAGAGATGGGAACACCGCAAAGTTAATCTTGTCTTCATAGTCATACAGAGCACCCTCAGGCTGGCCCTTCTTGGGGGGCTTAGGGCCTTTCCTGTAGAAAATCATGCCAGCCCTTGGCCCACGTAGAGACTTGTGTGTGGTAGTGGTAACCACATCACAATACTCAAAAGGATTTGCGGCTTCCTGAAATGGAGGAAGGcaaaaattttcaaactaaGCATTTGTAGTGAATAATCTCTTCAGGTCTCCTCCAGTACTCAAAGAAGGATGATGATATGCAAGCATTACTGCATTAGCCAAATAATATCACCTTCTGTATTATGGCCATCAAATAGTGCATTAGCTAAGTCTAACTAAAGCAAGGAGCCGTTGGGTACAATGAGTTAGAAATATGTCTGCCTTGTGCGGCAGCAGATTGATTGTGAGGTTCTACTGTGGATTGCCTATATATGCACGATCATTGCATGACAAATGTAGACCAAAAAAGCATGAATACGACTTTAAACATTTTGACATACATAAGCCCAAATTTGATTAGCAATAATGTGCACAAGGACGCGCTATGTAATTTGCAAAAGAACAACCATGTACTACTTCTTTAATATATTGCCGTAAAAGAGTACAAACTATTGAAGACTCCTGCAATGGTTTCAATTGGTTCGGTGAGTATCTGAGTGCAATTCCACTAAAGCAGGATCATATCCACTGAGAATACTCCAAAACATGAAAACAGATGGAATATCAGATCTATCACCATCAAAGGAATACATTCAGACAAACTAAAGCAGGTAAAACATTGATTTCACGATGACAAGGCACATTTATACTACTTAAAAAACAAGACAAGGCACAAAACAACAGACAGCAAGCGTCCATATAAAAAAATCTTAAAATCAGTAAACGTGCAAAACACTGAGATCTAATATGGGATTAAATAATCCAGCGTTTCATTCAACAACCACAATAATTGATTTGCCTAGACTAGATAGCAAATAGAATCCAGACTACCACATCTCTCAGATCCAACTAATTGCCGTTTCAATGGGAATGCAAGATGAAATTTCATGAAAGCAACTAGCTAATCGAGAACAATTTATCAGAGATTATTGTACCTGTGCGGCGACAAGCCCGCTGATGTGCGCCATGTCGCAGAGCAGCAGCGCCCCGACCTTGTCGGCGACGGCCCTGAGCCTGGCGTAGTCCCAATCCCTCGGGTACGCGCTGCCACCGCAGATGATGAGCTTGGGGCGGAAGTCGAGCGCCTTCTCCTCGAGCTTCTCGTAGTCGATGTACCCGGTGGCGGCGCTCACCTTGTACGGCAGGCTCTCGAAGTAGATCGAGGTGGCGGAGATCTTCTTGCCGCCGGCGGTGTAGTACCCGTGGGTGAGGTGTCCGCCGGAGGGGAGATCGAGGCCCATGATCCGGTCGTGCGGGTTGAGCAGCGCGGTGTAGGCGGCGAAGTTGGCGGGGGAGCCCGAGTAGGGCTGCACGTTGACGCCCCAGGCGGCCGGGTCGAGGCGgaaggcggcgagcgcgcgggagCGGCAGAGGTTCTCGATCTCGTCGATGACGTCGTTGCCGCCGTAGTAGCGGGCGCCGGGCATGCCCTCGGAGTACTTGTTGGTGAGCGGGGAGCCGAGCGCCTCCATGACGGCGAAGGAGGTGAAATTCTCGGAGGCGATGAGCTCGatgccccgccgctgccgccgcttctCGCGCTCCAGGAGGTCGTAGATCTCCGGGtccgcgccggcgagcgggGTCAGGCCCCATGTGGCGACGGGATCCATGGCGGCTGCGGAAGGGGAGGCGGGagtggcgacggcgaggaagggACGAGAACGGAGGCGGAGGGGATGATGGGGTGGGAAGCGTGGTGGTggagggaagaagggggcgcgggaagaTATATCGGTGGTGCACGGGAGGATGGCGCGTGTGCACATGTggaggttggtggtggtgggtgtGGGAGGGAGTGGGTGCGGCGGGTGCGAGTTCGGGCGAGGTGGTCGACGGAGGAAGCTACCTTCTCGGAGAATTGGAAAAAGAAATACTCGAGATTAATCGATGTGATGCGCCTGCCGAAAATTTTTTGCGTGGTTTGGAGGGGGTTGGTGTGGGCGCGAGATACGGGTTTTTTAGAACGGGTTTGCTGGGCTGGGTcttgaactcttgatggacCGGGCTGAGAGCGGGAATTTAAGAGATGCATTTCAACTGTTAATAAAGCATTGGCTGTATACTAAAAACAACGAAcctaaagaaaataaataaaatcaaaatcTCTAATTTGTGGGTTCGAGTAGTCTTCTTTTCACTCATGTTTTGAAATGAATCAGGTAGAAGAGCTGCGATTATACGAAAACAAGGTGAGAACCCATACTACGTTATGAGGTGAGAGTGAATACATTGACGCCACTATGTCAGCCATTAGCAAACGAAGTGATCTGAAATGAAACAGGTTTCAGAGGAGTGGGGTGGGCT encodes the following:
- the LOC140222689 gene encoding large ribosomal subunit protein eL29z-like, with the protein product MAKSKNHTAHNQSYKAHKNGIKKAKRHRQTSTKGMDPKFLRNLRYSRKNNKKSGEAEAEE
- the LOC117856022 gene encoding serine hydroxymethyltransferase 4, producing MCTRAILPCTTDISSRAPFFPPPPRFPPHHPLRLRSRPFLAVATPASPSAAAMDPVATWGLTPLAGADPEIYDLLEREKRRQRRGIELIASENFTSFAVMEALGSPLTNKYSEGMPGARYYGGNDVIDEIENLCRSRALAAFRLDPAAWGVNVQPYSGSPANFAAYTALLNPHDRIMGLDLPSGGHLTHGYYTAGGKKISATSIYFESLPYKVSAATGYIDYEKLEEKALDFRPKLIICGGSAYPRDWDYARLRAVADKVGALLLCDMAHISGLVAAQEAANPFEYCDVVTTTTHKSLRGPRAGMIFYRKGPKPPKKGQPEGALYDYEDKINFAVFPSLQGGPHNHQIAALAVALQQTMTPGFKAYAKQVKANAVAIGNYLMSKGYKMVTDGTENHLVLWDLRPLGLTGNKVEKLCDLCHITLNKNAVFGDSSALAPGGVRIGAPAMTSRGLVEKDFEQIGEFLHRAVTICLSIQKEYGKLLKDFNKGLVNNKDIENLKAEVEKFADSFDMPGFTLESMKYKE